GTCCTCTATCCAGAGGGATAGCTGTTCAATGCCTGTGACTTTATAACGATCTTCCGATCTAGTTTGTGAAAGATCGCTTGCCCGTTTTCTTAGGTGTGATTTCATTCACCACTACAACTCATCATTTCATTTTTAGTACCACCAGAAAACAAAGCTTATACCAACTCTAAGAAGCGCTGCGACGGATGGAGAACGGAATCCTTTACTCCTCGGGATTGTTTACCTCATTTGTCGTATGCGTTTTGCAAATTGGTATTACTTTAAAAGAAGACAACGCCTTCTTCATGGTTGCCGATCTCTCATGACGATGTGTATTATGGTGCCCAGAAGAATGACTGCCTGTAAGTTTTTAGGCGAGTCTGCTTCGGCACATTACTTTTGTTAGGGAAACCAAAGGAGAGATTACGATGACCGATCGCCGTCAGGATGCTTATGCTGTAAGGGTGGAGGCTGCCGAGCTAGCCCGCAGCCGCATGTATCCGCCCCAAGAGGCAAACGGGGATGAAGAGCGCTTTGCTGACGCTCAATATTTCATGTCCTTTACAAAAGGTCTTCCCCACAACCCTAAAACGGGACTGCTACAAGACCCCAACGATTTTGTTGAATACCGTAGAGCTATCGATGATGGCTTCATCGATCCGTTCTCCGACGAAGAGAAGGTCCGTCACGGTGCGAAGTACGAAGTTGTAAGCAGCTCTACCGCATCACTTTTTGGTGTTGATGAGGGTTTGGTCGCGTTTGTTTTCGACCTAATTGCTGAAGCACAGCTAATCGTAGACGATCCCGACAGCAGTGCTACAGATAAACAGAACGCACAAGCTGAAATCGACCGGTTAAACCAGAACCTTGAGAATTTCCGGCAATGGGAAGCTCCGACGGCAGGAGTGGTTTTCGATTTACAAGGGCCGGACGCGCAAGCAGTGACCATGCCGCCAGCACCACCACTGCTGAATGTTAATGGCACGGAAATCAATCCCGAGCTGGTTTTTGAAATGGCCGAAGTTTATGAACTGGCCGTTCTGCGCGACATTCCCTTTAATGATTTTGAAGAGAAGTCTCTGAATAATCCAGAAGTTGTTGATGCGATCGCGCGCCTCAACAGTCTCGAATTTATTGATGAAGGCACGTTCAAAGTTGAGGGCAGCCGTCCGCGCAAAGTCAGTACCACGCGCAAAAATCCCAATCCTGGAGGCGAGATTGACAATCCTGCATTTGGCAAACTGGACTTGCAAACGGTCTTTCGCGGATCGTCTCCCGGTGTTGAGGTGGGACCGTATCTTTCCCAATTTTTGCTAATTGGCAATGCCGATCTCAATGGGTTTGGTAGGATTGCCAGCGGCAAGATCGGCTACGGTGCCATCCAAATCGATCAGCGCCTGCCGGTCGCGAAGCCCGGGCTGAACTACATGCTGACGATGGACGATTACGTGAAGGTTCAGCGTGGAATCCGACCTCCTCAGGAAATATACGTCAATGACGATGGCTTGAATGCCAACCCCGAACCGCTCACCCAACCGGCACGACGTTTCATCTCAACGCCGCGCGATTTGGCAACCTACGTTCACTACGATGCCCTTTACGAAGCATATCTCAATGCCTGCTTGATCTTGCTGGGAATGGAAACTCCCTTCGATCCGGCTTTCGATCACCTTTCCGGCGTTGGCGTGGCCGCCAGTAACCCGATAACCCGTCGCAATGCCAGTGGGTTTGCCCTTTACGGCGGTCCCCATATTCTAAATTTGGTCACCGAAGTCTCCACACGCGCCCTCAAAGCCGTTCGCTTCCAGAAATTCAGTAACCACATTCGCCTGCGCCCGGAAGCTTTAGCTGCTCGCCTCGAGGTGGTACGGCTGGCCACCTGTAACCCGATTCTGAAACAGAAACTACCGCAATCGCTATTCGACAACATCAGCACCTTCACCCAGAAGCTGGAGGATAATGGCACCCTAGCCGAAGTGTCCGCACTTCCTGGAAGCAACGGCAGCTTCTTTTTACCAATGGCTTTTCCGGAAGGCTCGCCAATGCACCCCGCCTACGGTGCCGGTCACGCGACGGTGGCAGGTGCCTGTGTCACCATTCTCAAGGCGTTCTTCGACACCAGTGCGGTGTTGGCGCAAGATGAGGAGGGGAAAGTTGCGTTCAAGCGTTTTAAAGCGGGCGACAAAGCAGCAATCTATCGCGCGCCACAACTAGCTCACCCAAAGGATGCTCCTAATGGGGATTTGCAGGAAGAGATTAAAGATCCCCAAGAAGATCCGTCTGCAACTTTCCTTACCCTCGAAGGCGAGTTGAACAAGCTAGCGGCGAATATTTCCATCGGTCGCAACATGGCTGGGGTTCACTATTTCAGCGACTACTACGACAGCCTGCGGATGGGAGAGGAAATCGCGATCGGCATCTTGGAAGAGCAGGTGCTTACTTACTCTACAGATCCCTTCGTTCTCTCCGTGCCCACATTCGACGGTCAAGTCAAGAGAATAGGTCGCCGCTAACCATGCCCCAACCTCGCCGACCAGCGCGGGTCCGGCCGCCCCTGCGGATGCGGTTGGCGGCCGCCTCCGGCCGCCGACACCAGCGCAATACCCCCGTGCCTTTCCAACGCCCCGCTCCACCGCGTAAAATTGCGCGGACTCGACCAATGACGGCACCAGTCGTCATGCAATCACCCCAATCTATCCCGCCTTCAAGGTCACTCAGCCCGCTGGAGAAGCTAGTGGCAGTTCTCGTTCGCGCGATCCGATCTTCGGCAAAATACTTGGAAATTATTCTGAGAATGTTGTGCAAAGCCTAAAGATCGTCCCCGAGCGATCGCCGATATCCCAACCTCAAGCCAGTGAGGAGTGATGAGCGACGAGCAACAGCATCTCCCGGATAGCAAGACTCAGAATGAAGTTCGGAATGTTATCGATGCAACCGCATATCAATTTCGCTTCAAGGATATTGCTCTTGGCGCTCAGATGCTGTTTGTTGCCTTTGGAGCCCTGGTGCTGGTGCCGATCCTCGCCGGACTGGATCCAAATGTCTCACTGTTCACCGCCGGACTGGGCACGATACTTTTCCAACTCGTGACGGGCGGCAAGGTGCCCGTATTCTTGGCTTCCTCGTTTGCATTTATTGCACCGATTCAGCTCGGCACGCAACAGTTTGGCGTTGCCGAAACGCTGTCCGGACTAGCGGCTGCCGGCCTGCTTTATCTTGCGTTAAGCCTGGCGATCTTCTTGCGCGGTCCCCAATTTCTGACCGAACTCCTGCCACCCATTGTTACCGGGCCGGTCATCATGGTCATTGGGTTGTCCCTATCCCCGATCGCAGTCGAGATGGCCTCTCAAACCGGCGACAGCTATAGCGAAGGTGCCGCACTCGGGGTTGCGGCTGCGTCGCTTTCTGCCACCATAATGACCGCGCTTTTGGGACGCGGACGGGTTCGGTTGGTATCTATTCTCATCGGCATTGCTGCCGGCTACCTTGTAGCGATGCCCCTGGGCATGGTCGACTTCTCTGAAATTTCAACAGCATCGTGGTTTGCCTGGCCGGATTTCACGCGACCGAAACTGCACTGGCCGTCCATCGCCTTTATCCTGCCCGTCGCGATTGCCCCCGCAATCGAACACTTCGGCGACATCCTCGCGATCGGAGCCGTCGCGAAAAAAGATTACCTTAACGATCCGGGCGTCCATCGCACCCTGCTCGGCGATGGACTGGCCACAACGCTCGCGGCCTGTCTCGGCGGACCGCCCAACACAACCTATTCCGAAGTGACGGCAGCGGTTGCCCTAACGCGCAGCTTCAATCCAGCCATCATGACCTGGGCGGCAATCGCCGCGATCGCGTTGGCTTTCTTCGGCAAACTCGGCGCGATTCTGCGCACCGTTCCCGTACCGGCCATGGGCGGTATTTTGGTCGTGCTCTTCGGAACGATCGTGGTCATAGGCATCGACAGCTTGGTCAGGGCCGGGGAAGACTTGACGCGACCGCGCAACCTATCGATCGTTGCCGTTATTCTAGTCTTCGGTGTTGGCGGTTTAACCCTCAAAACCGGAACCTTTGCTCTGGAGGGAATCGGTCTGTGCGGAGTTGCCGGCCTGTTGCTCAACTGGATCCTGCCACACCCTACAGACGACGAAAACTCATACGAGGCCTAAACCCGACGACTTCAGCTGCTTTGCCGGAGCAAGCTTTTCCCCGACGCGATCGCCGCTCAACTGCACCAGGATTGCTTCCAGTCACCGTTTAGCGCTAAAGTCGGCAGTACCCTATTGCACCGTCTCGGCGAGCGATCGCCGCCGCCGCGCCACATGTTAGACCTGACCGGAAAGAAAGCCCTCGTTACCGGCATTGCCAACAATCGCTCTATCGCTTGGGGCATCGCCCAGAAATTGCACGAGGCGGGAGCCGAACTCTGCATCACCTATCTTCCCGACGATCGCGGTCGCTTTGAGAAGAAAGTCGGCGACCTCGTTGCGCCCCTAAACCCAACGCTGTTCTTGCCCTGCAACGTCCAAGACGACGAGCAAATCGATGCCACCTTTGCTGCGATTGCCGATCGATGGGGCAGCTTTGATATCTTGATTCACTGCCTGGCATTTGCCAATAAAGACGAGCTGACCGGCGATTTCAGCGCCACCAGCCGCGACGGCTTCGCCACCGCCCTTGGTATCAGCGCCTACTCCTTGACCCGCCTTGCCCGCGCAGCCAAGCCCCTCATGACCGGTGGCGGCAGCATCGTGACCCTCACGTACCTCGGGAGCGTGCGCGTCATTCCCAATTACAACGTCATGGGCATTGCTAAGGCTGCCCTCGAAGCCAGCGTCCGCTACCTCGCCTCCGAACTCGGTCCCCAAGGTATCCGCGTCAACGCCATCTCTGCCGGCCCGATCCGCACCCTGGCATCGTCTGCCGTCGGCGGCATTCTGGACATGATCCGCCACGTTGAAGAGACCGCTCCACTGCGGCGGACCGTTACCCAAGATGAAGTTGGCGGGACTGCAGCATTTCTCTGCAGCGACCTTGCTAGCGGACTGACCGGTCAGGTTCTGTACGTGGATTCTGGATATCAAATCATGGGCATGTAGCGTTTAAGCCCTTCTTAAGTCAACAGCGCACGATTCGCATGTATTTATTACGCATGCGACTCTTTTCGTACGTAGAGCTTTGGTAAGGAATGTGGCAATACCTTCTGTCGGTTCGCTGCAGAGACAAATGCCGAGAGCGATGCCTGAGCCCGGTAAGGGCTGCCAGGACCCCCCCCGAGGTGGATTTTCGATCTGCTGTCGCTTCAGGCTCGGACTGTCCTCACTCGATCCTCAACTGCTGCAAGAAACTTCATGATTCCTCTTTTTACGAACGGTTGGGTTGCAGAACATTATGGGGTTTGACACGTCCTTGTGGTTCGCACAATGCAAGCAACCAATTGCAACAAAACTGAAAAATGCGGCGCGACCACGCAATTAGACTGAAATAGACTGCTTGTCAACCGCTCCGCAAGACAATCGATGCATTCGACCGCGGTGTCAAGCCGTCCAATGCAAAGCGGCAGGAGGATTCCAGCGATGGCGATTGCAACCGTCAATCCAGCAACGGGGCAAATCGTGCGAGCGTTCGAGCCGATGGCGGCAGATGGCATCGAGACCGCGCTCGCGCGGGCGGATGCAGCCTTTGATAAGTACCGCCACACAACGTTCGATCGACGCGCTGCATGGCTGCGCGCCGCTGCCGACCTCTTGGAGCGCGACCTAGATCGCTACGCCGCACTGATGACGCTCGAGATGGGCAAGCCTGTCAAGCAGGCGATCGCCGAAGTCCAGAAATGCGCGTTGGTCTGTCGTTACTACGCCGAGCGCGGAGCCGAGTTTCTAGCCGATGAGGCAATCTCCACCGCCGCAACCCACAGCTTTATAAGCTATCAACCGATCGGCGCAGTGCTGGCAGTCATGCCCTGGAACTTTCCGTTTTGGCAGGTGTTTCGTTTTGCCGCGCCGAACCTTATGGCCGGCAATGTCGGGTTGCTCAAACACGCCTCCAACGTGCCCCAGTGCGCGTTGGCGATTGCCGACATCCTCCGGGAAGCCGGCTTTCCCGAGGGTGCATTTCAAACACTTTTGGTTGGCGCGAGTCAAGTCGAAGCGATTCTCTCCGACCCGCGGGTTAAAGCGGCGACGTTAACCGGCAGCGAGCCAGCAGGGGCGAGTTTGGCCGCAGCAGCAGGTAAGCAGATCAAGAAAACCGTGCTCGAGCTCGGCGGCAGCGATCCGTTTGTGGTGTTGGCAAGTGCCAATTTGAAGGCCGCCGCAGCAAAGGGAACGACCGCGCGGATGCTCAATAGCGGTCAGTCCTGTATCGCTGCCAAGCGCTTTATCGTCGTTGAGCCCGTCGCCGACGAATTCCAGCAGCTGCTCGTGGAGCAGTTCGCGCGCTTGCAGGTCGGCGACCCAACACTGATGTCAACCGATGTCGGACCGCTGGCGACCGCGAGCATCATGGACGAGTTGGATGCCCAAGTCAGCGCGACGGTCGCGGCCGGCGCAACTATACTCATTGGCGGCAAGCCCGACGAGCACCCCGGCAACTACTATCCACCAACGATTCTGTGCGATATCCCGCCCGACACGCCAGCCGCGACCGAGGAATTCTTCGGACCCGTCGCATTGCTGCACCGGGTTCCCGACTTTGACGCCGCCATGAAACTTGCAAACGCGACTCCCTTAGGCTTGGGAGCCAGCGTGTGGACCGGAGACTACCGCGAACGCGAACGCGCGATCGCCGAGCTCGATGTCGGAGCGGTTTTCGTGAACGAGTTGGTCAAATCCGACCCGCGTCTTCCCTTTGGCGGCACCAAACGGTCTGGCTACGGGCGCGAATTGTCCCGCGAGGGCATCCGCGAATTTGTCAACCTCAAGACCATATGGATTGCTTGAGTACCCTAACGGCACTATGAGCCGGTATCTCTTTACCGGACTCTTTAAGAGCAACCTTGGACGGCAAACGTATGGCGAGTCTCGGTTTTCACGTCAGCCAAAGTACTTTCGATTTCGCGTGCCCGCTCGGAAGTTGGGGCGCGGTCTTGCAAGTCCTGCAGGCTCTTGCAGCCAGCCGGCAGCTTTTGCAGACTCGACAGCGCGTGCAGGCGAACGGATTTCTCATCGCAGACGGCCAGCTCGCAGAGCGGCGCGGTCGCCTGCTCCAAATAGGTGTTACCTAATGCCACAGCTAATGCTTTCTGCAGCGACGCCGATGGCAGCGTAGCGGATGCGGATAGCTGCCGGGCAAAGGCCACGAGCACCTCGGCAGCGCGCGCGCTACTCTCGGGAGCCCGCCATCGTCCGAGTGCGATGACAATCTCTTCTACAACCGTTTTTTCTGTCGGTGATTCCTGCTCCGCGGGACCGACCGGTGCAGCTAGTTCTGCAGCAAAAATTTCCAGCGCCCGTGCTGTCTGCGCCCAACTCAGCGACTGCACTACCACTATCCGCAACTCGCAGGGCGTTCGCTGCGAGCGCAGCAACCGTGCCAGCTCGGCAACTGCCGCATCGTTGCCAATGCGTCCCAAGGCGATCGCGGCTTGGTGGCAGACCGTATGGTCGAGGTCGTATAGCAGTGGCTGTAGACGAGCAACTAAATCCCACTCCTCCGGGTCGGCCACAAAGCTCAGCCCGGAAATTGCTTCGCGTCGGACGCGGGGGTCGAGGTCCTGCAGTGCAGAAATTGCTACCGGCGGGACGCGCGGGTCGTGGAAGCTGCACAATGCCTCGACGGCCGTCGCACGGATGATCGGCAGCGAGTCGTCGGCCGCACTCAACAGCGGCGAGATCGTTGCCGGACGACGAATCCACGCCAGTGCCTGAGCAGCCAGTAGCCGCATGCGATCGTCCGGTGCGGCTAGCAACTCGGCCAGGGCAGACACTGCCGAATCGCCAAATTCGGAGAGCGTGCGCGCTGCCGTAATGGCTAATTCTTCATCCTCAGTCGCGATCGCCAACTCCACTAATGCTAAAACCACGCGCGGGTCGTCAAAGCCGGCCAAGATCCTTACGGCGTACCATCGCAGCTCCAGTTCCGCATCTTCGTCTTCGACGAATTCCAGTAAGGGCGCGATCGCGGCATCTCCAAACTTCGCAAACACTTTTGCCACGTCCCACCGTAGTTGAAAGTCTCCTGCTTGCAGAACCTGCAGTGCGAGATCTAGAGCACGCGATCGCTCCGCTATAGTTGGCACGATGCCCTGACGCCAATCGCCTGCCCGAGCAAAGGGGCTGTCACAATCCCACGGCAGCGCTTGCAGGTACTGTCCGACAGCTACCCAATCCTGCCGTTCGCCAGCCGCCGCCGCTTTTTTGAGGAGATTTGACATCGTCGCTCTTTTGCAATTTTCTGCACCGACTGCTCGCGACATCCGAGTATTAATTCGCATCGGTTTTCCTACTCTAATCGCTTTCCTCAACCCATCGCGATCCCTGAACCGGTGACCGTCTCCCCCACAATGTTGCACGTGCAATTCCTGCATGCAAATGCCTCATAGCACTCAGAAAAATGTATTCAAATTGACCAAGATCGGAGAACCGTGCGCCCAGAATGCGGTCGGCGGCCGACCCGATTTGCCTTTTCGGCCGAAACGCGAGACATCATCATCACCTGGGAGCTGAAGGCTCTCGGGTGTTTATCCCGACGTCCACTGAGTGATGGTCTTGCCGACAACCAATGTGCCGCTCGCGTTAGCAAGCGTTGCTGCTGGAGTTTGCAGTCAAAAAGCGAATCGCCTGCAGTGTTGGGCGGACTCCATAACCGACTTTATTGGCATGCAGGTGTTTCTATTTCCGGCGAATAGTGGTAACCTTGGCAATCTAGTACATTTAAACTGAACTCAACGCGTCTTTTGCCTGAGGCAAGCGCGCTTGGATCGCAATTGGGTTGCACTAATGCCTGCTATTCGCATCTTGCACCTTTCCGATACCCATATGGGCAGCGGTCTCGTGCGCGGGCACACCGACCCAGAAACCGGCATCAACACGCGTTTGCAGGATTTCATCACTACCCTTGGCCGTTGCATCGATCGCGCCCTTGCCGAACCAGTTGACCTAGTGCTGTTCGGGGGCGATGCCTTCCCGGATGCCACGCCACCACCCTTCGTGCAAGAAGCATTTGCCGCTCAGTTTTGTCGCCTGGCGATCGCGGGCATTCCCACCGTGCTGCTCGTTGGCAACCACGACCAACATTCCCAGGGTAAAGGCGGGGCGAGTCTCTCAATTTATCGCACGCTCGGCGTTCCCGGTTTCATCGTTGGGGATACTCTAACCACCCACCGTATCGCCACTCGCAATGGCGACATTCAGGTGGTAACCCTCCCATGGCTGACGCGCTCGACCTTGTTGACGCGCACGGAAACCGAAGGGTTAGCGCTTTCTGAGATTCATGCTCTGCTGATCGAACGCTTGCAGCCCGCGCTCGAAGGTGAAATCCGTCGTCTTGACCCCACCGTGCCGACCGTGCTGCTCGCGCATTTGATGGCCGATCGCGCCGAGCTGGGAGCCGAGCGCTACCTGGCTGTCGGCAAAGGCTTCACGGTTCCGCTGTCGCTGCTCGCCCGCCCCGAGTTCGAATACGTTGCCCTCGGGCACGTTCACCGCCACCAAAACCTTAACCCCGCCGACAATCCACCCGTGGTGTATCCCGGCAGCATCGAGCGCGTAGATTTCAGCGAAGAACGAGAAGACAAAGGCTTCGTATTGATCGATGTGGAGCGCGGTCGCACGCGTTGGGAATTTTGCACGTTGCCCGTACGCACGTTTCGCACGATCGAAGTCGACACCGCCGAGAGCTCGGACCCGCAAAGCGATATCCTCAAGGCGATCGCCGCTTGCGACATCGCAGACACGATCGTGCGGTTGATCTACAAATTACGCGCCGATCGGCTTGACACGATCGACACCAACGCACTCCAGCAGGCTCTTTCCACTGCCCACAGCTACACTATTCG
The window above is part of the Rubidibacter lacunae KORDI 51-2 genome. Proteins encoded here:
- a CDS encoding vanadium-dependent haloperoxidase; the encoded protein is MTDRRQDAYAVRVEAAELARSRMYPPQEANGDEERFADAQYFMSFTKGLPHNPKTGLLQDPNDFVEYRRAIDDGFIDPFSDEEKVRHGAKYEVVSSSTASLFGVDEGLVAFVFDLIAEAQLIVDDPDSSATDKQNAQAEIDRLNQNLENFRQWEAPTAGVVFDLQGPDAQAVTMPPAPPLLNVNGTEINPELVFEMAEVYELAVLRDIPFNDFEEKSLNNPEVVDAIARLNSLEFIDEGTFKVEGSRPRKVSTTRKNPNPGGEIDNPAFGKLDLQTVFRGSSPGVEVGPYLSQFLLIGNADLNGFGRIASGKIGYGAIQIDQRLPVAKPGLNYMLTMDDYVKVQRGIRPPQEIYVNDDGLNANPEPLTQPARRFISTPRDLATYVHYDALYEAYLNACLILLGMETPFDPAFDHLSGVGVAASNPITRRNASGFALYGGPHILNLVTEVSTRALKAVRFQKFSNHIRLRPEALAARLEVVRLATCNPILKQKLPQSLFDNISTFTQKLEDNGTLAEVSALPGSNGSFFLPMAFPEGSPMHPAYGAGHATVAGACVTILKAFFDTSAVLAQDEEGKVAFKRFKAGDKAAIYRAPQLAHPKDAPNGDLQEEIKDPQEDPSATFLTLEGELNKLAANISIGRNMAGVHYFSDYYDSLRMGEEIAIGILEEQVLTYSTDPFVLSVPTFDGQVKRIGRR
- a CDS encoding uracil-xanthine permease family protein, whose product is MSDEQQHLPDSKTQNEVRNVIDATAYQFRFKDIALGAQMLFVAFGALVLVPILAGLDPNVSLFTAGLGTILFQLVTGGKVPVFLASSFAFIAPIQLGTQQFGVAETLSGLAAAGLLYLALSLAIFLRGPQFLTELLPPIVTGPVIMVIGLSLSPIAVEMASQTGDSYSEGAALGVAAASLSATIMTALLGRGRVRLVSILIGIAAGYLVAMPLGMVDFSEISTASWFAWPDFTRPKLHWPSIAFILPVAIAPAIEHFGDILAIGAVAKKDYLNDPGVHRTLLGDGLATTLAACLGGPPNTTYSEVTAAVALTRSFNPAIMTWAAIAAIALAFFGKLGAILRTVPVPAMGGILVVLFGTIVVIGIDSLVRAGEDLTRPRNLSIVAVILVFGVGGLTLKTGTFALEGIGLCGVAGLLLNWILPHPTDDENSYEA
- the fabI gene encoding enoyl-ACP reductase FabI translates to MLDLTGKKALVTGIANNRSIAWGIAQKLHEAGAELCITYLPDDRGRFEKKVGDLVAPLNPTLFLPCNVQDDEQIDATFAAIADRWGSFDILIHCLAFANKDELTGDFSATSRDGFATALGISAYSLTRLARAAKPLMTGGGSIVTLTYLGSVRVIPNYNVMGIAKAALEASVRYLASELGPQGIRVNAISAGPIRTLASSAVGGILDMIRHVEETAPLRRTVTQDEVGGTAAFLCSDLASGLTGQVLYVDSGYQIMGM
- a CDS encoding NAD-dependent succinate-semialdehyde dehydrogenase; this translates as MAIATVNPATGQIVRAFEPMAADGIETALARADAAFDKYRHTTFDRRAAWLRAAADLLERDLDRYAALMTLEMGKPVKQAIAEVQKCALVCRYYAERGAEFLADEAISTAATHSFISYQPIGAVLAVMPWNFPFWQVFRFAAPNLMAGNVGLLKHASNVPQCALAIADILREAGFPEGAFQTLLVGASQVEAILSDPRVKAATLTGSEPAGASLAAAAGKQIKKTVLELGGSDPFVVLASANLKAAAAKGTTARMLNSGQSCIAAKRFIVVEPVADEFQQLLVEQFARLQVGDPTLMSTDVGPLATASIMDELDAQVSATVAAGATILIGGKPDEHPGNYYPPTILCDIPPDTPAATEEFFGPVALLHRVPDFDAAMKLANATPLGLGASVWTGDYRERERAIAELDVGAVFVNELVKSDPRLPFGGTKRSGYGRELSREGIREFVNLKTIWIA
- a CDS encoding HEAT repeat domain-containing protein, whose translation is MSNLLKKAAAAGERQDWVAVGQYLQALPWDCDSPFARAGDWRQGIVPTIAERSRALDLALQVLQAGDFQLRWDVAKVFAKFGDAAIAPLLEFVEDEDAELELRWYAVRILAGFDDPRVVLALVELAIATEDEELAITAARTLSEFGDSAVSALAELLAAPDDRMRLLAAQALAWIRRPATISPLLSAADDSLPIIRATAVEALCSFHDPRVPPVAISALQDLDPRVRREAISGLSFVADPEEWDLVARLQPLLYDLDHTVCHQAAIALGRIGNDAAVAELARLLRSQRTPCELRIVVVQSLSWAQTARALEIFAAELAAPVGPAEQESPTEKTVVEEIVIALGRWRAPESSARAAEVLVAFARQLSASATLPSASLQKALAVALGNTYLEQATAPLCELAVCDEKSVRLHALSSLQKLPAGCKSLQDLQDRAPTSERAREIESTLADVKTETRHTFAVQGCS
- the sbcD gene encoding exonuclease subunit SbcD; its protein translation is MPAIRILHLSDTHMGSGLVRGHTDPETGINTRLQDFITTLGRCIDRALAEPVDLVLFGGDAFPDATPPPFVQEAFAAQFCRLAIAGIPTVLLVGNHDQHSQGKGGASLSIYRTLGVPGFIVGDTLTTHRIATRNGDIQVVTLPWLTRSTLLTRTETEGLALSEIHALLIERLQPALEGEIRRLDPTVPTVLLAHLMADRAELGAERYLAVGKGFTVPLSLLARPEFEYVALGHVHRHQNLNPADNPPVVYPGSIERVDFSEEREDKGFVLIDVERGRTRWEFCTLPVRTFRTIEVDTAESSDPQSDILKAIAACDIADTIVRLIYKLRADRLDTIDTNALQQALSTAHSYTIRPELVSQLARPRLPELGDRRRLTPLDALQVYLTGRDDLRDIADEMLDATRRLLDGDSDTVSVDAIKFVPDSMDGRTQLRLL